CCTTACGTACACCCAGTCTATCTAAAATACCCATGTCTACCTATTAAAGCTAGGGTTGTATTAATTTAAGCTGTAGAATTTTTCACCAATTGCTAAAGGTTCTGCGGTGCCTTAATTAATGTGAGGTCACCTAACTGCGGTTACCTTACTCATCTTCTCAACATCCTTAAGTAGAACGTAGAATAAGATCACTGCAATTGCGTATAATAGTGATGTTATGTATAGTGGTAAGTCTAAGTAGCCTGAATCTATTAAGTAACCCCCTATTCCAGGACCTAGGGCACGTGGTATCGATGATATCATGTTCCATACACCGAAAACCCTCCCTCTTTCCTCCCTAGGTACCAGGTCATTGATTAATGATGTTAGTAGAGGGTTCGCCATGTTCATTAATGTGTTTCTAACTATGAAAAGGAACAGTAATGCAGGTAGATTAACTATAATTGGCATTAAAGCCAGTATGCCTGTTGCTGAGCCTTCAAGTAATATTACTGATGTAACCCTACTTTTCAGTACCCTTGAAACTACAGGTGCTGTTAATGTGCCTAAGGCTAATGTTGCATTTGACGCAGCATATACTATGCCTAGGTTACTGAGACTAACGTGAAACTTTAAGTAAAACCATAGGCTAAAGAGCGGTATTATAACACCAGCACCAAGCCCTATTAAGGATTCAGGTAGGAGTCTCTTAAGTAGCCACGATGACTTTAACTCCCTCAACTCCCTTAAACTAACCCCACTGATCTTAACTTCAGACATGTTAATGCCTATTCTTTTAACAACCTTGAGCATTATTGGAATTGATAGGTACACTGATAATGCCTCAATAATGAAGATCAGGTCATACCCAATCCTACCCATGTAGCTGGGTAATACCGCTATTGAAGACCCAATTACGCTAAAGACTACGCTAAGTGATGATGATAAACTGAAGAATTCACTAGATACCCCCCTTCGCTTAGCGTATTCACCAACAATGGCAATTGAGATCACGTTACGGTTAAGTAACGCCATGAGTGAATATGCAACAGCTATTACAGGTGGTAATCCAGTCATTAGTAGCAGTATTAGTAAACCACTTGCTAATGAGAATGCGGTGAATAGGTTTAGTTTATTAATGAAGTCTGAAAGATAACCGGTAATTAATGACCCTAGAGCATTCATGAGTGAGAAAACACCAAGAACAGTACCTATTATCGCCGGCTTCATGCCCGTGTTAAGCATATATATCGATAATACGACTGAATTAGCACCCCATATAATACCGGTTATGGAGTTAGCTACGGCCAGTAAAACTCCCTCACGTCCAATAATCCTAAACGACATTAAGACCTTGGTTACTGAAGCTAATTAAGTGGTTTTTAACTAACGCCGCTTACCTGCACTGGGTTTTCTATGGGGTTTAGCTTGCGGGCTATTGGTTCTTTTAGCTTCACTTAAATTAACTCTACTTATGTGGTTGCTTATTATCTCAAGGGCCCTGTGAGGCTCAGTAACGCCATGTAACTTATTGGCTAGTTCATCTTCACCAATATACCTGAGCCACTGGGTAATATGCCCTTCCCTTAAGTGGTAACTTAAGGCCTCCTCATTGGAGGTTAATAGACGTTTAAACTCGCTGGCTAGTTCAGAGACATTATGAGCGGTTCCTATTATCTTATCAAACGACTTAAAGTAGAATGGTTCCTTACTGGAGTTCACCTTATTTTCACTGCTCATATTGAAATAGCCCAAGCATTAGTATTTAAATGTTGTGCATTAGATATTATTCAAATATTCCTTAATTCAATGCTTAACTTTAATGTTAAATATTTAAGTAAACACTTCAATAGTTATATTCAGTTCTTAATGTATACGGAAAAGTATAAAACTCTACAGTTAACCGCCTATTATGGCTAAATTCGCAATACATAATAGGGAGGATAACGTGGGTGTGGCTATAGAGGATATTAAGGCTGGGGATGAGGCTCAAGGTATATACATTGAGGATAAGTCCAATGGACCAGTAATTAAGGCTATGGAAGATATTCCACTTGGTCACAAGATAGCCCTAAGGGACATTAAGGCTGGTGAAAGGGTTATTAAGTATGGTAGGGTGATTGGGGTTGCGGTGAAGGACATTAAGGTGGGGGAGCATGTTCATATACATAATTTAAAATCACTAAGATGGAGTAATTTAGGTAAAAAGAGGTGATCGCAATGGCAAACAAGTACCCAACCATTAAGGCTTACGTTAGGCCCGATGGAAGCGTAGGGGTAAGAAACCACGTAGCCGTAATACCCATTGATGACTTATCAAACACCGCAGCCTTAGGTGTAGCTAAGTTAATTAGGGGTACCGTAGCCATACCACACCCATACGGTAGGTTACAGTTTGGTAGGGACCTGGACCTACTGTTTCATGTACTATCTGGTACAGGGGCTAACCCTAACGTCTATGGCGCCATAGTTATTGGTATTGAGGATAGTTGGGCCAATAAGGTTGCGGATGCGATAGCTAAGACGGGTAAACCAGTGTACGTGTTTGGTATTGAGGGTAACGGTGACTTAAGGACTATTGAGATGGCTGCTAGGAAGGCTAAGGAGCTTGTGCAGGATGCTGGGGAAGTACAGAGGACTGAGGTTGACTTAACAAGCATCATGTTTAGCATTAAGTGCGGTGAGTCGGACACTACATCCGGCCTAGCCTCAAACCCAGCATTAGGGTATACTGTAGATAAGTTAGTGGACCTAGGTAACACCGTAATGTTTGGTGAAACGTCAGAATTAACCGGTGCAGAGGATATTGTTGCCGGCCGTATAAAGGATCCTAAATTAAGGGAAAAATTCATGAGAATCTACAACGAGTACATTGAGGTTATTGAGAGGGAAGGAGTTGACCTACTTGGTTCACAGCCAACTGAAGGTAACATTAAGGGTGGCTTATCGACAATAGAGGAGAAGGCACTTGGTAACATACAGAAGTTGGGCACTAGGCCAATTACATGCGTTGCGGACTACCTTGATCCAGTACCAAGGAATGCGGGCCTATGCTTCGTTAATACGTCATCAGCCGCAGCCGAGGCTGTAACACTATTCGCCGCTAAGGGTTCCGTGCTGCACTTCTTCACCACTGGTCAAGGTAATGTCGTGGGTCATCCAATAATACCGGTGGTTAAAATTTCAGCTAACCCGAAGACTATCATGGCGATGGGTGAACACATTGATGTTGATGTTTCCGACCTACTGAAGCTTAAGGTAAGCCTTCAGGAGGCTGGAGACAGGATACTAAACTATGCGTTAAGGGTAATGAATGGTAGGTTAACTGCAGCTGAGACCCTGCAGCATGATGAATTCTCACCCATTAAACTATACGTGAGTGCGTGAATTGAAATGCCTAAGTTAACCACAGTTAAACCAATACCCATCTCAATACAGTACATTGATGATCCACCCACCGTATTTCAGGAAGCCTGGGGTCGTCAATTATACGTTAAGGTTGAGTTGGGCGATGTTGTTGGCTGGGGTGAGGTACTGGTTTACGGTAGTGGTATCGTTGATTCATACGTTGGGGTATTTAATGATGTTGTAACCCCAGCGGTTACCGGTGAATTAATTGAAAATGCAAGCGATATATACAGGTTAATTAGTAGACTTGAGAAGCTCCTGTTTACAGCGGGTCTATGTGGTGTTGTGACGGGTACCATTGGGGGTCTTGAAATGGCCCTATGGGATGCCCTAGGTAAGTACCTTAATAAGCCGGTTAGTGACTTACTAGGCCCCAGGGTTAGAGATAGGTTGCCGGTTTACGCCAGTTTCCCCAGGTACTCAATAGTTGACTACGTTGTTAAGGCTGTTAATAAGGCATTAAATAGCGGGTTTAACACTGTTAAGCTTCATCAACATGTTAACGATGCCCTTGAGTCCATTAAGGCAATTAGAGAGAACATTGGTTATGGTATTAGCGTTGCATTAGACTTAAACGCCGCCTTCGATAAGCCTGAGAAGGCGTTAGACTTCCTGAATAAGGTGCATAGGTATGAACCTTACTGGGTTGAGGAACCAACATGGCCTCCAAATGACTATGAACTACTCGCTTACGTAGCTAATAAGTCGCCAGTGCCAATAGCGGCTGGTGAGAATGAGTACTATATTCATGGGTTCAGGGAATTGGCACATATTGGGTTAACTTATGTTCAACCAGACATATCTAAGGTGGGGGGTTTAATTAAGTTCGTTGACGTTGTTAAGGCAATTGCAGCATTAGGTAAACCAGTGGCCCCTCACCATAGGCCTCATAAGTCAATACTAGCTCACTTATACACACTTCACGCGGCTTCAGTAATGAGTAGCATAGCTATTGTTGAATGGCCACTGACTTGGGTGAAAGACATATATGATATAGATGTAGAGGTTAAGGATGGGGAAGTAAGCTTAACAGGACTTAAGGGTAGTGGGGTTGGGGTTAACGTGGATGAGTGGGCCTTAGGCAAGTACCCATACGTAAGTAAGTATGCGCCGTTAATGTTCCACTGAACCACTGGTTATGGGCCTCGACTTTAATGAGGTTCATTCAATGTTTAAAAGTTAAGCCAACCTAAGCTTAGGTAATGATTGACGCCGTGTATGAGTACCTACTTGGCTTAGCCCTAGGCTTATCTCTGGCTGTACCACCAGGTCCCATGAATGCGTTAATAGCTGCTGAGGCCCTGAAGACTCCTCTTCACGGTACTGCAGTGGGGGCTGGGGCAATGTCAGCTGACGCAACCCTAATGGTGTTAACCTACTTCCTGTATAGGCTTGTGAAGCCCTACGTATCATATGTGTACTTCATCGGTGGCGGCGTAATGATATACTTAGCAGTGTTAATGTTAAGGTCCTCTAACATTACTACTAGTGTTCATGGCTTAGGCAGTGTAATTAGGAATTACACTAAAGGGTACGCCATGGGCATCACGAATCCTTACCAAATAGGCTGGTGGTTATCAGCCGGGTTAACGTTAATATCAATAATGGGTGTATTCAGTATTGCAGGCTTATTCACAGGTATTTTAATGTGGATAGTCACGTATCCACTGGCAGTATACACTGGGAAGAAGTACCTTGGGGGTAAGTATGAAGTTATTGTTAGGGTGATTTCGGGAATTGCAATAATGGGTTTTGCAGTCTACTTCATATACGTTGGTTTAACACTACTTTTGAGGAGCATACTGCCTTAGAACCCTCTCAGCCTCATCCCTATACGGTATCATCCAATCAATACCAAGTTGCTTCAAATACTCATGGGTTGGTAAACCAGTTTCAGGATCCCAACCCCTCAGCCTATAGAATTCCTTAACAGCCTCCTCAATTTCCTCACGCTTAAACTTCGGTCCCTGCTCATCAACAATCATCTTCCTTGGTACTTGACTCCACACATCCACGTAACCTAACAGTATATGCCATATCCTAGCTATCGTATCTATCCTAGTGCTTACCCTTAGTGCGTATTCACCATTAATGTTCTTACCAGTTGCTAAGTTATACAACTTAACCATATCATCCACTGAGTATGGGTTAAACACGCAGAGTCCCATCGCATCCATTACAACTTTCCTATCCCTATCATTTATCATTGACTCCACAGTATTCTTAAGTGGCGTATCTGGATCATGCATCTGTGGCCAGCCCCTAAGGTGGCTTCCACCAACGTCTGCCGTTAAGTATGATATCACCAGTCCCCTTAATGGGCCATTAGGGTACCAGGCCGGTAAGGCTATCTTCTTAAAGTGAACAGCGTACTCTGCCCCTTTACCAAGCAATTCGGCGGCGTCTGCAACACCCTGTGCTAATACCTTCCCTAACCCTCTTTGATAGGCTATGTCCTCAATCATCTTAACTAGGGCTTCACCATTACCAAACCTTAACTCAACATTACCAGTATCCTCCCTTGTTAGTAAGCCCTTCTCGTAAAGCTCCATGGCCCACCCAATAACGTTACCAACACCTATTGCATCCAAGCCGAGGTCATTAGCTAACCTATTAGCCTTGAGGAAGTATCTCTCATCAAAGACCCCTGTGGCTGAGCCTATTAGGCCCAGTGTCTCGTATTCAGGCTTAACGTAATCCTCTTCACCAGGTATCCTAAACCACCTTGAGCATTTAATTGGGCATAATGCACCAATTATCTTAATGGGCTTCTGTGGGAAGTTAACCTCAAGGCCGATTTCTTTGAAATGTGCACCAGTGAGTTTGCGTGCAAGTTCCTCCTCAAGCCTTGGCCTACCGTAGTTGAAGGCTGGCGCTGTCCCTATTGAGCCACTGTACATTAAACCATTGGTTGTGCCGAACTCCCTAGACTCTGAGGTATTAGGTGATGTTTGGAACCTCCTGTATATGTCGAGGGCTGCCTTCAGGAACCCATCAGGGTCAGCAACCTTAATGTCTGGTACACCGTGAGCTGCAATTGCCTTAAGCTTCTTACTACCGAATACTGCCCCAAGACCACCCCTACCTCCGGCTCTCTCACCCTCAACCATTATGTTAGATATTTTAACTAAGTTCTCCCCAGCTGGTCCAATAACCATTACTGAAGCAGCCCTGTTAGTCTCCTCCCTAACAGCCCTAGTGGCCTCCCTAGTGGTCATTCCCCAAATCCTTGAGGCATCCCTAATCTCCACCTTGCCCTTATTCACCCATAGGTACACTGGTTCATTGGATGCACCTTCAATTATTAATGCATCGAAACCAGCTCCCCTAAGCATGTATGAGAACCATTCTCCAACGCTAGTGTCGTGAATTAAGTTGCTTAGTGGGCTTACTGCACCCACTATAGTTTTCGCTGACGCTGGGGCTAATCCAGCTAATGCGCCAGCAGCTATAACAATCTTATTATCGCTTGATAACGGGTTAGTGCCAGGCTTAACCTCCCTGGATAGTATACCGTAGACGAAACCCTTACCACCTATAAAGGTGTCTATTAGCCACCCAGGCGTTTCCTCAATTGAAACCTTACCAATGCTTAAATTAACCCTCGCAATCCTATTCGTATAACCTAGCATAAGAGTTCACTACTAAGTTATGTGTTAATAAACATTTCTTTACTGTTAAGTCTTATTTAAGGTTTATTTCCCTATGCAGGCCTTATGGTGCAAGGTTTAAATAAGCCTAATCCATGTAGGGGTGTGTTTAGGGTAATAACAGTAGAGGACTACATTAGGGTTCCCCCCTCAGTGTTTAATGAGCCTATTGATAAGATTGCCTACGAGCAATTAAGGGCTAATTATGAGGGTAGGGTGGATAGGGAGTTAGGAGTCTTCGTAGCAGTCTTCGACGTTAAGGTTGATAAGAGGGGTGTGATAGTTTATGGTGACGGTGCAACCTACCACAAGGTCTCATTTAAGGCCCTTGTCTTTGTTCCACTAATTAATGAGATTGTTGAAGGGGATGTAGTGGATGTTAAGGAGTATGGTGCTCACGTTAGGCTTGGTGCCCTGACAGCCTTTGTACATAGATCTCAAGTAATGGATGAAAACGTTGTTCTCTTTGATAGGCAAAGCGGTGTTTTCATGGGGGAGAAGAATAGGCAGAAGAAGGTTGGGAGAGGGGATGTGGTAAGAGCAAGGATAGTGGGGGTTAGTTACGTATCAACTGCCAATGGGGTTAGGTTGAATGTATCAATGACGATGAGGCAACCCTTCCTAGGGAAGATAGAGTGGATAGAGGAGGCTACTAAGGCTAAGAAGAAGCCTCAAAGTAAGCCAGGGCAATGATTTTCAAAGGATTATGCCAATGGGAGTAACTCAGAAAATAATACAGTGACTTAATCACAATCTTAAGTACAGCCAGCCATCAGCCATCTTCCTCACAATTTCCCCTACCCCAGCATTAACGGTTACAACACCATTAATTAATTCCCCCTCATTAATGTTACTTAGCCTCATTGCATTTCTACACGCTACAATCAGAACACCCATTCTAATAAGCTCATTAATATCATCCTCATATTCACTACCCTTAACTAATGCCTTAACGGCGGTTTGGTTAAAAACAACCTCAAGCTGTACATCACTTACATCATTAAGCAGGTTCCTACATGATATCAACGCCGCCTTAACCTTCTCTAAGTCTGATACGTGTGCAACAACCTTATGAACCATAATTATCAGTGGGCATTAGTACATTAATAATAAATCCTTTATTTCACATAGTCGTCTTCACCTATGCTGCATATAGGTTACGGGCTCATAAAATCTAATGAGAAGTTTCGCTTTTTAGTGGTGGGGTATGGTTTATTAGGCGTTTTGCGAGCATTATGTTTAAGTTAGTGCGCTGTGGGTCTGGCAGGTGTGATGCCACGCCTGTGAGGGGTGCTTGAGCCATGAGGGACGCCCTAATGAGTATAGAACCCCACCCTTCAAGACAGGGAGCCGTCAGCTAAGAGAAGATGCCTTAAAAGGCAAGGGTTTAGATTACTATAATTGGGTGATTAACGTGGAAATTTACGTAGGTACTTCAGGTTGGTTATACAATTGGAATAGGGGTCGTTCCCTAGATTGGTATGTTAAGTATAGTGGGTTGAATGCAGTTGAGTTGAATTCATCATTCTATAGGTTACCTAAACCTAAAGTTGTTAACTCATGGGTTAATAAGGCTTCGGCACTAAGATGGTCAATTAAGGCCTATAGGTACATTAGCCATGTAGCTAAACTCAGTGGTAATGCCCTTAAGGAGTGGCGTAAGATGATTGAATTGTTTAAACCACTTAATAATAGTATTGACTTCTACCTAATTCAATTACCCCCATCTTTCAAGTACACTGATGATAACCTAAATAGGCTTCATGACTTTATAAGTGAAATAGGAGGTGGTGAAAAGGTTGCGATTGAGTTTAGGGAACGCGGCTGGTTCAATAATAATGTAGTTAACACTATTAATGAAATCGGAGTCACCGTGGTGTCTGTAGACTCCCCGGATATTAAATGGGTAGGGTCTAATAATGGAGTAGTTTACCTAAGGATGCATGGAAGAAGTAACTGGTACTTCCACAATTATAGTGATGGTGAATTACGTGAAGTCGCTAATGAAATAATGGCCCTTAACCCAGTTAAGGTATATATCTTCTTCAATAATGACCACTGGATGTTGGAGAACGCTAAGACTATGCTAAGTATCTTAAGGAACCTTTAATAATGAATCAAGTAATATATGAGCGGAGGACTTTAAACTATTGCCCATCATTAAGTGGTATTAGGGTTACTGCCGCCGCCTTATATTCACTTATCTTACCGTTAATAATGTACCTTACCTCAAGTGGTGCTATAAGTGGTTTATTAACCCTATCCAAGTCATCTAATGATATCCTAGGGCAAGCCTCAATAACAATTGCGTCAGCATCAATATTGTTTATAGTTTCGGATGAAACCTCGTCAACGTAAAGTATGAAGGCGTCTTTTCCATTCTGCCGCAGCCTGCGTTTAACACTTAATGCGTGGTTAATGTTACCTTGACCTGGCTTACTAGTTAATACTATGGCTATCCTCCTCGCCTCCATGGCCTTAAGCAGGGAATTAACCTTCAAACTAATGTACTTCCTGTAAACAGGTTCAATATCCTCCACAATAACTCTATGTGGATCAGCCACCATTACTCTTGAACTTGGGTTAATTAACTTAGCAGTCAATGCGTAGAAGTAACCACCTGAAACAACCACAACCTTATCAGCCTTAACGGGCATGAAGCATCCGGTGAATGGCCCCAATGCGGTACCATGTATCCTCTTAGCCAGAGATTCCGCGTAAAGCTTGTAAAGAATTGGGTAAAGGACGAATGAACCCTCATACTTTCCTAGGTTCCTAGCCAATGCCTCAACAACATCATCATCAGGTACATAGTAGGCTGGTAAAATATATGCTTTAAACCCCTTACCAGTAATCACTGTCTTCACACCATTCTTCTCGGCAACGTAACCATTCATCCTCATTAATGAAGCAATATTTGGGGGTAATGCGTGGCCAATGTGTATAAGATCAAAACCAGGTGGGGGAGCAATTATGTCGCATGCCCCCCAAGCATTCCTACCACTTACAATAACCTCCTTAACACCATACTTCTCAGTGATTATTCTCGATAATGCCACAGCAACCTTATTAAGGCCTATTGGAGCTTCAATCATGACTTTATCCTTAATTAATCCCATCACCTCATCAATACCCTCCACTAAAACACCCTCAATCATCATTACTTTTTCATTAGGCTCTAGGTTAATAAACCCTACATGGGGTGCTTAGCTGAAATGCGCAGTGAATTAAGGTATAGTTACTATGATTTAATTGAGAGGATTGCGGAGACTTCAGCCTTAGCAGTATTAACGACGGCCATTGGGATAACCTTTAATGAAGGTATGGTTATGATAATAGTAACCACGTTAACAATGCTCCCTGTGCTTCTATTTCCCTTCGCTAAGAATTACGCAACAATAAGTGCACTATACTTGGCCTTAGCCTTAATAACCTATAGCAACATTAATTCACTAGGGTTCGTAAATGAGTTAATAGTCATGGTAGGCGTTTCAATGGCTGTTTTACTAACAATCATTCAACTACCAGTATGGTTACGTTACCTTCTACTTGGTGCTTATTATGTGCTCGTGGTCACTTCAACAGCTAACACGTACTCCTTAATATACATTATATTCAGTTTCCTACTATTAATGTATATGGCAGTGAGGGCATCCAGTGG
This genomic interval from Caldivirga sp. contains the following:
- a CDS encoding MFS transporter, whose product is MSFRIIGREGVLLAVANSITGIIWGANSVVLSIYMLNTGMKPAIIGTVLGVFSLMNALGSLITGYLSDFINKLNLFTAFSLASGLLILLLMTGLPPVIAVAYSLMALLNRNVISIAIVGEYAKRRGVSSEFFSLSSSLSVVFSVIGSSIAVLPSYMGRIGYDLIFIIEALSVYLSIPIMLKVVKRIGINMSEVKISGVSLRELRELKSSWLLKRLLPESLIGLGAGVIIPLFSLWFYLKFHVSLSNLGIVYAASNATLALGTLTAPVVSRVLKSRVTSVILLEGSATGILALMPIIVNLPALLFLFIVRNTLMNMANPLLTSLINDLVPREERGRVFGVWNMISSIPRALGPGIGGYLIDSGYLDLPLYITSLLYAIAVILFYVLLKDVEKMSKVTAVR
- a CDS encoding UxaA family hydrolase, with the protein product MAKFAIHNREDNVGVAIEDIKAGDEAQGIYIEDKSNGPVIKAMEDIPLGHKIALRDIKAGERVIKYGRVIGVAVKDIKVGEHVHIHNLKSLRWSNLGKKR
- a CDS encoding LysE family transporter; this encodes MIDAVYEYLLGLALGLSLAVPPGPMNALIAAEALKTPLHGTAVGAGAMSADATLMVLTYFLYRLVKPYVSYVYFIGGGVMIYLAVLMLRSSNITTSVHGLGSVIRNYTKGYAMGITNPYQIGWWLSAGLTLISIMGVFSIAGLFTGILMWIVTYPLAVYTGKKYLGGKYEVIVRVISGIAIMGFAVYFIYVGLTLLLRSILP
- a CDS encoding DUF72 domain-containing protein produces the protein MEIYVGTSGWLYNWNRGRSLDWYVKYSGLNAVELNSSFYRLPKPKVVNSWVNKASALRWSIKAYRYISHVAKLSGNALKEWRKMIELFKPLNNSIDFYLIQLPPSFKYTDDNLNRLHDFISEIGGGEKVAIEFRERGWFNNNVVNTINEIGVTVVSVDSPDIKWVGSNNGVVYLRMHGRSNWYFHNYSDGELREVANEIMALNPVKVYIFFNNDHWMLENAKTMLSILRNL
- a CDS encoding aldehyde ferredoxin oxidoreductase family protein; its protein translation is MLGYTNRIARVNLSIGKVSIEETPGWLIDTFIGGKGFVYGILSREVKPGTNPLSSDNKIVIAAGALAGLAPASAKTIVGAVSPLSNLIHDTSVGEWFSYMLRGAGFDALIIEGASNEPVYLWVNKGKVEIRDASRIWGMTTREATRAVREETNRAASVMVIGPAGENLVKISNIMVEGERAGGRGGLGAVFGSKKLKAIAAHGVPDIKVADPDGFLKAALDIYRRFQTSPNTSESREFGTTNGLMYSGSIGTAPAFNYGRPRLEEELARKLTGAHFKEIGLEVNFPQKPIKIIGALCPIKCSRWFRIPGEEDYVKPEYETLGLIGSATGVFDERYFLKANRLANDLGLDAIGVGNVIGWAMELYEKGLLTREDTGNVELRFGNGEALVKMIEDIAYQRGLGKVLAQGVADAAELLGKGAEYAVHFKKIALPAWYPNGPLRGLVISYLTADVGGSHLRGWPQMHDPDTPLKNTVESMINDRDRKVVMDAMGLCVFNPYSVDDMVKLYNLATGKNINGEYALRVSTRIDTIARIWHILLGYVDVWSQVPRKMIVDEQGPKFKREEIEEAVKEFYRLRGWDPETGLPTHEYLKQLGIDWMIPYRDEAERVLRQYAPQK
- a CDS encoding diphthamide synthesis protein, which encodes MMIEGVLVEGIDEVMGLIKDKVMIEAPIGLNKVAVALSRIITEKYGVKEVIVSGRNAWGACDIIAPPPGFDLIHIGHALPPNIASLMRMNGYVAEKNGVKTVITGKGFKAYILPAYYVPDDDVVEALARNLGKYEGSFVLYPILYKLYAESLAKRIHGTALGPFTGCFMPVKADKVVVVSGGYFYALTAKLINPSSRVMVADPHRVIVEDIEPVYRKYISLKVNSLLKAMEARRIAIVLTSKPGQGNINHALSVKRRLRQNGKDAFILYVDEVSSETINNIDADAIVIEACPRISLDDLDRVNKPLIAPLEVRYIINGKISEYKAAAVTLIPLNDGQ
- a CDS encoding UxaA family hydrolase encodes the protein MANKYPTIKAYVRPDGSVGVRNHVAVIPIDDLSNTAALGVAKLIRGTVAIPHPYGRLQFGRDLDLLFHVLSGTGANPNVYGAIVIGIEDSWANKVADAIAKTGKPVYVFGIEGNGDLRTIEMAARKAKELVQDAGEVQRTEVDLTSIMFSIKCGESDTTSGLASNPALGYTVDKLVDLGNTVMFGETSELTGAEDIVAGRIKDPKLREKFMRIYNEYIEVIEREGVDLLGSQPTEGNIKGGLSTIEEKALGNIQKLGTRPITCVADYLDPVPRNAGLCFVNTSSAAAEAVTLFAAKGSVLHFFTTGQGNVVGHPIIPVVKISANPKTIMAMGEHIDVDVSDLLKLKVSLQEAGDRILNYALRVMNGRLTAAETLQHDEFSPIKLYVSA
- a CDS encoding DsrE family protein, yielding MVHKVVAHVSDLEKVKAALISCRNLLNDVSDVQLEVVFNQTAVKALVKGSEYEDDINELIRMGVLIVACRNAMRLSNINEGELINGVVTVNAGVGEIVRKMADGWLYLRL
- a CDS encoding DNA-directed RNA polymerase, with translation MFRVITVEDYIRVPPSVFNEPIDKIAYEQLRANYEGRVDRELGVFVAVFDVKVDKRGVIVYGDGATYHKVSFKALVFVPLINEIVEGDVVDVKEYGAHVRLGALTAFVHRSQVMDENVVLFDRQSGVFMGEKNRQKKVGRGDVVRARIVGVSYVSTANGVRLNVSMTMRQPFLGKIEWIEEATKAKKKPQSKPGQ
- a CDS encoding mandelate racemase/muconate lactonizing enzyme family protein — encoded protein: MPKLTTVKPIPISIQYIDDPPTVFQEAWGRQLYVKVELGDVVGWGEVLVYGSGIVDSYVGVFNDVVTPAVTGELIENASDIYRLISRLEKLLFTAGLCGVVTGTIGGLEMALWDALGKYLNKPVSDLLGPRVRDRLPVYASFPRYSIVDYVVKAVNKALNSGFNTVKLHQHVNDALESIKAIRENIGYGISVALDLNAAFDKPEKALDFLNKVHRYEPYWVEEPTWPPNDYELLAYVANKSPVPIAAGENEYYIHGFRELAHIGLTYVQPDISKVGGLIKFVDVVKAIAALGKPVAPHHRPHKSILAHLYTLHAASVMSSIAIVEWPLTWVKDIYDIDVEVKDGEVSLTGLKGSGVGVNVDEWALGKYPYVSKYAPLMFH